A genome region from Panicum virgatum strain AP13 chromosome 4K, P.virgatum_v5, whole genome shotgun sequence includes the following:
- the LOC120702996 gene encoding alanine--tRNA ligase, chloroplastic/mitochondrial-like isoform X2, with amino-acid sequence MEVAALSPTSRPAPLLPTAPAHRRRLLPPRFVSGRRLRPSPRHQGFGCVRDGWAQRHSARKTGFFVTSSSSASLEPATQEVGTAVPGEWSGDAIRRQFLEFYAARGHKILPSSSLVPDDPTVFLTIAGMLQFKPIFLGKEPRRVPCATTSQKCIRTNDIENVGRTARHQTFFEMLGNFSFGDYFKKEATAWAWELATKEYGLPAERLWISVFEDDDEAFDIWHNEVGVPKEHIKRMGAEDNFWTSGATGPCGPCSEIYYDFYPERGSSDADLGDDSRFIEFYNLVFMQYNKKDDGSLEPLKQKNIDTGMGLERMARILQNVPNNYETDLIFPIIEKAASLALVPYAKADEAMKTNLKIIGDHMRAVVYLISDGVLPSNIGRGYVVRRLIRRVVRMGRLIGIRGDGHGNLEGAFLPSLAEVVISLSTQIDPDVESRRKSIIGELQREELRFVQTLERGEKLLDELLDEALLSAGNNGNKHSLSGKDVFLLYDTYGFPVEITAEIAGERGVTVDMMGFSIEMENQRKQSQAAHNVVKLSVGNEIEIVKSIPDTEFLGYDSLFATAVVKGLLVNGNPVNKVSEGSEVEILLDRTPFYAESGGQVGDNGFLYLNGGEDRKQTTVIEINDVQKSLGNIFVHKGTIRQGSVEVGNEIDASVDPKLRRGAKAHHTATHLLQSALKSVVGSETSQAGSLVAFDRLRFDFNFHRSLSEEELMKIESLVNQWIGNATHLETKVMALQDAKNAGAIAMFGEKYGEEVRVVEVPGVSLELCGGTHVSNTAEIRGFKIISEQGIASGIRRIEAVAGDAFVDYVCARDNYMRCLCSSLKVKAEDVNGRVDTILEELRATRNEVSSLRSKIAVLKAASLASKATTVEPHNVRVVVENMGDVDADGLKSAAEYLLGTLQDPAAVILGSSPGDGKVSLVAAFSPAVVKMGLQAGKLVGGVAKLCGGGGGGKPNFAQAGGRKPEKLPDALEKARAEIAAAVSSSSS; translated from the exons ATGGAGGTGGCCGCTCTCTCCCCCACCTCCCGCcccgcccccctcctccccaccgcgcccgcccaccgccgccgccttctccctccccgcttcgtctccggccgccggctccgcccctcccctcgacaccaag GGTTTGGCTGCGTGAGAGATGGCTGGGCACAAAGGCATTCTGCTCGTAAGACCGGGTTCTTCGTAACAAGCAGCTCGTCAG CATCATTAGAACCCGCAACACAGGAAGTGGGCACCGCAGTTCCTGGCGAGTGGAGCGGGGACGCGATACGCCGGCAGTTCCTTGAATTTTATGCTGCCCGCGGCCACAAGATTCTCCCTAGCTCTTCGCTTGTGCCCGATGACCCAACGGTGTTCCTCACCATCGCAGGGATGCTTCAGTTCAAACCTATATTTCTTGGCAAG GAACCTAGGCGTGTTCCATGTGCCACTACCTCCCAGAAGTGTATAAGAACAAATGACATTGAAAATGTGGGACGCACAGCTCGACACCAGACCTTCTTTGAGATGCTTGGGAACTTCAGCTTTGGCGATTACTTCAAGAAGGAAGCAACTGCTTGGGCATGGGAGCTGGCAACTAAGGA GTATGGTTTACCTGCAGAAAGGCTGTGGATTAGTGTTTTcgaagatgatgatgaagcattcGACATCTGGCACAATGAG GTTGGTGTGCCAAAAGAGCATATAAAGAGGATGGGTGCGGAAGATAACTTTTGGACTAGTGGAGCAACTGGACCCTGTGGACCATGCTCTGAAATTTATTACGACTTCTATCCTGAGAGAGGATCATCAGACGCT GATTTGGGTGATGATAGTCGATTCATTGAATTTTACAATCTCGTCTTTATGCAATACAACAAAAAGGATGATGGATCACTAGAACCATTGAAACAAAAGAATATCGATACAGGAATGGGCCTTGAGCGTATGGCACGAATTCTTCAAAAC GTTCCAAACAACTACGAGACAGACTTGATCTTCCCAATTATAGAAAAGGCAGCTAGCTTGGCGTTGGTGCCCTATGCTAAAGCTGATGAGGCCATGAAGACTAATCTTAAA ATAATCGGCGATCACATGAGAGCAGTTGTTTATCTTATATCAGATGGGGTCCTTCCCTCAAATATTGGGAGAGGATATGTTGTTCGAAGGCTGATAAGAAGAGTAGTTCGGATGGGTAGATTGATAGGGATAAGAGGTGATGGTCATGGAAACCTGGAAGGTGCATTTTTACCTTCACTGGCCGAGGTAGTGATCAGCCTTAGCACTCAGATAGATCCAGATGTCGAATCACGAAGGAAATCTATTATTGGAGAACTTCAAAGGGAAGAGCTACGATTCGTCCAGACCTTGGAAAGAGGTGAAAAGTTATTAGATGAACTTCTAGATGAGGCCTTATTAAGTGCTGGTAATAATGGAAATAAACATTCCCTTTCTGGAAAGGATGTTTTCCTTTTGTATGATACATATGGTTTTCCAGTAGAGATTACAGCTGAAATAGCTGGTGAACGAGGTGTCACTGTTGATATGATGGGATTTAGTATTGAAATGGAAAACCAAAGGAAACAATCTCAGGCTGCTCATAATGTAGTCAAACTTTCTGTAGGAAATGAGATTGAGATAGTCAAGAGCATCCCTGACACTGAATTTCTGGGATATGACTCTCTCTTTGCTACTGCTGTTGTTAAAGGTCTCCTAGTTAACGGAAATCCAGTTAATAAAGTTTCTGAAGGTTCTGAAGTAGAAATATTATTAGATCGAACACCATTCTATGCTGAATCAGGTGGTCAAGTTGGAGATAATGGTTTCTTATATTTGAATGGAGGGGAGGATAGAAAACAAACAACAGTCATAGAAATCAATGACGTCCAAAAATCTCTGGGAAATATATTTGTGCACAAAGGCACAATTAGGCAGGGGTCTGTAGAGGTTGGCAACGAAATTGATGCTTCTGTTGATCCAAAGTTGAGGCGGGGGGCTAAG GCACATCATACTGCAACACATTTACTACAATCTGCTCTTAAAAGTGTGGTTGGTTCAGAAACTTCACAGGCTGGTTCCCTTGTGGCGTTTGACCGTCTCCGATTTGACTTCAATTTCCATCGCTCCCTTTCTGAAGAGGAATTAATGAAAATTGAATCACTCGTCAACCAATGGATTGGCAATGCAACACATCTTGAGACAAAAGTCATGGCCTTGCAAGATGCAAAAAATGCTGGTGCAATTGCAATGTTTGGAGAAAAATATGGTGAAGAG GTCAGAGTTGTAGAGGTCCCTGGGGTCTCATTGGAACTCTGTGGTGGAACTCATGTCAGTAATACCGCTGAGATTCGTGGCTTCAAGATAATCTCAGAACAGGGAATAGCTTCTGGAATCAGAAGGATAGAGGCAGTTGCAGGTGATGCATTTGTTGATTATGTTTGTGCTCGGGACAACTACATGCGCTGCTTGTGTTCATCTCTTAAG GTTAAGGCTGAAGATGTGAATGGCAGAGTAGACACAATTCTTGAGGAGCTAAGAGCAACCAGAAACGAAGTATCATCTCTACGCAGCAAAATTGCAGTGCTCAAAGCAGCATCTCTTGCAAGTAAAGCCACAACCGTTGAACCCCATAATGTCAG GGTCGTGGTCGAGAACATGGGCGACGTGGACGCCGACGGGCTGAAAAGCGCCGCCGAGTATCTCTTAGGCACCCTGCAAGACCCTGCCGCGGTGATCTTGGGATCGAGCCCGGGAGACGGCAAAGTCAGCTTGGTCGCCGCCTTCAGCCCCGCCGTCGTCAAGATGGGGCTGCAGGCGGGCAAGTTGGTGGGCGGCGTCGCGAAGCtctgcggcggaggcggcgggggtaAACCCAACTTCGCGCAGGCCGGCGGCCGGAAGCCGGAGAAATTGCCGGACGCCCTCGAGAAGGCCCGGGCCGAGATCGCCGCGGCGgtgtcgtcgagctcgagctGA
- the LOC120702996 gene encoding alanine--tRNA ligase, chloroplastic/mitochondrial-like isoform X1, translated as MEVAALSPTSRPAPLLPTAPAHRRRLLPPRFVSGRRLRPSPRHQGFGCVRDGWAQRHSARKTGFFVTSSSSASLEPATQEVGTAVPGEWSGDAIRRQFLEFYAARGHKILPSSSLVPDDPTVFLTIAGMLQFKPIFLGKEPRRVPCATTSQKCIRTNDIENVGRTARHQTFFEMLGNFSFGDYFKKEATAWAWELATKEYGLPAERLWISVFEDDDEAFDIWHNEVGVPKEHIKRMGAEDNFWTSGATGPCGPCSEIYYDFYPERGSSDAVCKDSYDLGDDSRFIEFYNLVFMQYNKKDDGSLEPLKQKNIDTGMGLERMARILQNVPNNYETDLIFPIIEKAASLALVPYAKADEAMKTNLKIIGDHMRAVVYLISDGVLPSNIGRGYVVRRLIRRVVRMGRLIGIRGDGHGNLEGAFLPSLAEVVISLSTQIDPDVESRRKSIIGELQREELRFVQTLERGEKLLDELLDEALLSAGNNGNKHSLSGKDVFLLYDTYGFPVEITAEIAGERGVTVDMMGFSIEMENQRKQSQAAHNVVKLSVGNEIEIVKSIPDTEFLGYDSLFATAVVKGLLVNGNPVNKVSEGSEVEILLDRTPFYAESGGQVGDNGFLYLNGGEDRKQTTVIEINDVQKSLGNIFVHKGTIRQGSVEVGNEIDASVDPKLRRGAKAHHTATHLLQSALKSVVGSETSQAGSLVAFDRLRFDFNFHRSLSEEELMKIESLVNQWIGNATHLETKVMALQDAKNAGAIAMFGEKYGEEVRVVEVPGVSLELCGGTHVSNTAEIRGFKIISEQGIASGIRRIEAVAGDAFVDYVCARDNYMRCLCSSLKVKAEDVNGRVDTILEELRATRNEVSSLRSKIAVLKAASLASKATTVEPHNVRVVVENMGDVDADGLKSAAEYLLGTLQDPAAVILGSSPGDGKVSLVAAFSPAVVKMGLQAGKLVGGVAKLCGGGGGGKPNFAQAGGRKPEKLPDALEKARAEIAAAVSSSSS; from the exons ATGGAGGTGGCCGCTCTCTCCCCCACCTCCCGCcccgcccccctcctccccaccgcgcccgcccaccgccgccgccttctccctccccgcttcgtctccggccgccggctccgcccctcccctcgacaccaag GGTTTGGCTGCGTGAGAGATGGCTGGGCACAAAGGCATTCTGCTCGTAAGACCGGGTTCTTCGTAACAAGCAGCTCGTCAG CATCATTAGAACCCGCAACACAGGAAGTGGGCACCGCAGTTCCTGGCGAGTGGAGCGGGGACGCGATACGCCGGCAGTTCCTTGAATTTTATGCTGCCCGCGGCCACAAGATTCTCCCTAGCTCTTCGCTTGTGCCCGATGACCCAACGGTGTTCCTCACCATCGCAGGGATGCTTCAGTTCAAACCTATATTTCTTGGCAAG GAACCTAGGCGTGTTCCATGTGCCACTACCTCCCAGAAGTGTATAAGAACAAATGACATTGAAAATGTGGGACGCACAGCTCGACACCAGACCTTCTTTGAGATGCTTGGGAACTTCAGCTTTGGCGATTACTTCAAGAAGGAAGCAACTGCTTGGGCATGGGAGCTGGCAACTAAGGA GTATGGTTTACCTGCAGAAAGGCTGTGGATTAGTGTTTTcgaagatgatgatgaagcattcGACATCTGGCACAATGAG GTTGGTGTGCCAAAAGAGCATATAAAGAGGATGGGTGCGGAAGATAACTTTTGGACTAGTGGAGCAACTGGACCCTGTGGACCATGCTCTGAAATTTATTACGACTTCTATCCTGAGAGAGGATCATCAGACGCTGTGtgtaaagattcttat GATTTGGGTGATGATAGTCGATTCATTGAATTTTACAATCTCGTCTTTATGCAATACAACAAAAAGGATGATGGATCACTAGAACCATTGAAACAAAAGAATATCGATACAGGAATGGGCCTTGAGCGTATGGCACGAATTCTTCAAAAC GTTCCAAACAACTACGAGACAGACTTGATCTTCCCAATTATAGAAAAGGCAGCTAGCTTGGCGTTGGTGCCCTATGCTAAAGCTGATGAGGCCATGAAGACTAATCTTAAA ATAATCGGCGATCACATGAGAGCAGTTGTTTATCTTATATCAGATGGGGTCCTTCCCTCAAATATTGGGAGAGGATATGTTGTTCGAAGGCTGATAAGAAGAGTAGTTCGGATGGGTAGATTGATAGGGATAAGAGGTGATGGTCATGGAAACCTGGAAGGTGCATTTTTACCTTCACTGGCCGAGGTAGTGATCAGCCTTAGCACTCAGATAGATCCAGATGTCGAATCACGAAGGAAATCTATTATTGGAGAACTTCAAAGGGAAGAGCTACGATTCGTCCAGACCTTGGAAAGAGGTGAAAAGTTATTAGATGAACTTCTAGATGAGGCCTTATTAAGTGCTGGTAATAATGGAAATAAACATTCCCTTTCTGGAAAGGATGTTTTCCTTTTGTATGATACATATGGTTTTCCAGTAGAGATTACAGCTGAAATAGCTGGTGAACGAGGTGTCACTGTTGATATGATGGGATTTAGTATTGAAATGGAAAACCAAAGGAAACAATCTCAGGCTGCTCATAATGTAGTCAAACTTTCTGTAGGAAATGAGATTGAGATAGTCAAGAGCATCCCTGACACTGAATTTCTGGGATATGACTCTCTCTTTGCTACTGCTGTTGTTAAAGGTCTCCTAGTTAACGGAAATCCAGTTAATAAAGTTTCTGAAGGTTCTGAAGTAGAAATATTATTAGATCGAACACCATTCTATGCTGAATCAGGTGGTCAAGTTGGAGATAATGGTTTCTTATATTTGAATGGAGGGGAGGATAGAAAACAAACAACAGTCATAGAAATCAATGACGTCCAAAAATCTCTGGGAAATATATTTGTGCACAAAGGCACAATTAGGCAGGGGTCTGTAGAGGTTGGCAACGAAATTGATGCTTCTGTTGATCCAAAGTTGAGGCGGGGGGCTAAG GCACATCATACTGCAACACATTTACTACAATCTGCTCTTAAAAGTGTGGTTGGTTCAGAAACTTCACAGGCTGGTTCCCTTGTGGCGTTTGACCGTCTCCGATTTGACTTCAATTTCCATCGCTCCCTTTCTGAAGAGGAATTAATGAAAATTGAATCACTCGTCAACCAATGGATTGGCAATGCAACACATCTTGAGACAAAAGTCATGGCCTTGCAAGATGCAAAAAATGCTGGTGCAATTGCAATGTTTGGAGAAAAATATGGTGAAGAG GTCAGAGTTGTAGAGGTCCCTGGGGTCTCATTGGAACTCTGTGGTGGAACTCATGTCAGTAATACCGCTGAGATTCGTGGCTTCAAGATAATCTCAGAACAGGGAATAGCTTCTGGAATCAGAAGGATAGAGGCAGTTGCAGGTGATGCATTTGTTGATTATGTTTGTGCTCGGGACAACTACATGCGCTGCTTGTGTTCATCTCTTAAG GTTAAGGCTGAAGATGTGAATGGCAGAGTAGACACAATTCTTGAGGAGCTAAGAGCAACCAGAAACGAAGTATCATCTCTACGCAGCAAAATTGCAGTGCTCAAAGCAGCATCTCTTGCAAGTAAAGCCACAACCGTTGAACCCCATAATGTCAG GGTCGTGGTCGAGAACATGGGCGACGTGGACGCCGACGGGCTGAAAAGCGCCGCCGAGTATCTCTTAGGCACCCTGCAAGACCCTGCCGCGGTGATCTTGGGATCGAGCCCGGGAGACGGCAAAGTCAGCTTGGTCGCCGCCTTCAGCCCCGCCGTCGTCAAGATGGGGCTGCAGGCGGGCAAGTTGGTGGGCGGCGTCGCGAAGCtctgcggcggaggcggcgggggtaAACCCAACTTCGCGCAGGCCGGCGGCCGGAAGCCGGAGAAATTGCCGGACGCCCTCGAGAAGGCCCGGGCCGAGATCGCCGCGGCGgtgtcgtcgagctcgagctGA
- the LOC120702996 gene encoding alanine--tRNA ligase, chloroplastic/mitochondrial-like isoform X3, translating to MTLKMWDAQLDTRPSLRCLGTSALAITSRRKQLLGHGSWQLRKRLWISVFEDDDEAFDIWHNEVGVPKEHIKRMGAEDNFWTSGATGPCGPCSEIYYDFYPERGSSDAVCKDSYDLGDDSRFIEFYNLVFMQYNKKDDGSLEPLKQKNIDTGMGLERMARILQNVPNNYETDLIFPIIEKAASLALVPYAKADEAMKTNLKIIGDHMRAVVYLISDGVLPSNIGRGYVVRRLIRRVVRMGRLIGIRGDGHGNLEGAFLPSLAEVVISLSTQIDPDVESRRKSIIGELQREELRFVQTLERGEKLLDELLDEALLSAGNNGNKHSLSGKDVFLLYDTYGFPVEITAEIAGERGVTVDMMGFSIEMENQRKQSQAAHNVVKLSVGNEIEIVKSIPDTEFLGYDSLFATAVVKGLLVNGNPVNKVSEGSEVEILLDRTPFYAESGGQVGDNGFLYLNGGEDRKQTTVIEINDVQKSLGNIFVHKGTIRQGSVEVGNEIDASVDPKLRRGAKAHHTATHLLQSALKSVVGSETSQAGSLVAFDRLRFDFNFHRSLSEEELMKIESLVNQWIGNATHLETKVMALQDAKNAGAIAMFGEKYGEEVRVVEVPGVSLELCGGTHVSNTAEIRGFKIISEQGIASGIRRIEAVAGDAFVDYVCARDNYMRCLCSSLKVKAEDVNGRVDTILEELRATRNEVSSLRSKIAVLKAASLASKATTVEPHNVRVVVENMGDVDADGLKSAAEYLLGTLQDPAAVILGSSPGDGKVSLVAAFSPAVVKMGLQAGKLVGGVAKLCGGGGGGKPNFAQAGGRKPEKLPDALEKARAEIAAAVSSSSS from the exons ATGACATTGAAAATGTGGGACGCACAGCTCGACACCAGACCTTCTTTGAGATGCTTGGGAACTTCAGCTTTGGCGATTACTTCAAGAAGGAAGCAACTGCTTGGGCATGGGAGCTGGCAACTAAGGA AAAGGCTGTGGATTAGTGTTTTcgaagatgatgatgaagcattcGACATCTGGCACAATGAG GTTGGTGTGCCAAAAGAGCATATAAAGAGGATGGGTGCGGAAGATAACTTTTGGACTAGTGGAGCAACTGGACCCTGTGGACCATGCTCTGAAATTTATTACGACTTCTATCCTGAGAGAGGATCATCAGACGCTGTGtgtaaagattcttat GATTTGGGTGATGATAGTCGATTCATTGAATTTTACAATCTCGTCTTTATGCAATACAACAAAAAGGATGATGGATCACTAGAACCATTGAAACAAAAGAATATCGATACAGGAATGGGCCTTGAGCGTATGGCACGAATTCTTCAAAAC GTTCCAAACAACTACGAGACAGACTTGATCTTCCCAATTATAGAAAAGGCAGCTAGCTTGGCGTTGGTGCCCTATGCTAAAGCTGATGAGGCCATGAAGACTAATCTTAAA ATAATCGGCGATCACATGAGAGCAGTTGTTTATCTTATATCAGATGGGGTCCTTCCCTCAAATATTGGGAGAGGATATGTTGTTCGAAGGCTGATAAGAAGAGTAGTTCGGATGGGTAGATTGATAGGGATAAGAGGTGATGGTCATGGAAACCTGGAAGGTGCATTTTTACCTTCACTGGCCGAGGTAGTGATCAGCCTTAGCACTCAGATAGATCCAGATGTCGAATCACGAAGGAAATCTATTATTGGAGAACTTCAAAGGGAAGAGCTACGATTCGTCCAGACCTTGGAAAGAGGTGAAAAGTTATTAGATGAACTTCTAGATGAGGCCTTATTAAGTGCTGGTAATAATGGAAATAAACATTCCCTTTCTGGAAAGGATGTTTTCCTTTTGTATGATACATATGGTTTTCCAGTAGAGATTACAGCTGAAATAGCTGGTGAACGAGGTGTCACTGTTGATATGATGGGATTTAGTATTGAAATGGAAAACCAAAGGAAACAATCTCAGGCTGCTCATAATGTAGTCAAACTTTCTGTAGGAAATGAGATTGAGATAGTCAAGAGCATCCCTGACACTGAATTTCTGGGATATGACTCTCTCTTTGCTACTGCTGTTGTTAAAGGTCTCCTAGTTAACGGAAATCCAGTTAATAAAGTTTCTGAAGGTTCTGAAGTAGAAATATTATTAGATCGAACACCATTCTATGCTGAATCAGGTGGTCAAGTTGGAGATAATGGTTTCTTATATTTGAATGGAGGGGAGGATAGAAAACAAACAACAGTCATAGAAATCAATGACGTCCAAAAATCTCTGGGAAATATATTTGTGCACAAAGGCACAATTAGGCAGGGGTCTGTAGAGGTTGGCAACGAAATTGATGCTTCTGTTGATCCAAAGTTGAGGCGGGGGGCTAAG GCACATCATACTGCAACACATTTACTACAATCTGCTCTTAAAAGTGTGGTTGGTTCAGAAACTTCACAGGCTGGTTCCCTTGTGGCGTTTGACCGTCTCCGATTTGACTTCAATTTCCATCGCTCCCTTTCTGAAGAGGAATTAATGAAAATTGAATCACTCGTCAACCAATGGATTGGCAATGCAACACATCTTGAGACAAAAGTCATGGCCTTGCAAGATGCAAAAAATGCTGGTGCAATTGCAATGTTTGGAGAAAAATATGGTGAAGAG GTCAGAGTTGTAGAGGTCCCTGGGGTCTCATTGGAACTCTGTGGTGGAACTCATGTCAGTAATACCGCTGAGATTCGTGGCTTCAAGATAATCTCAGAACAGGGAATAGCTTCTGGAATCAGAAGGATAGAGGCAGTTGCAGGTGATGCATTTGTTGATTATGTTTGTGCTCGGGACAACTACATGCGCTGCTTGTGTTCATCTCTTAAG GTTAAGGCTGAAGATGTGAATGGCAGAGTAGACACAATTCTTGAGGAGCTAAGAGCAACCAGAAACGAAGTATCATCTCTACGCAGCAAAATTGCAGTGCTCAAAGCAGCATCTCTTGCAAGTAAAGCCACAACCGTTGAACCCCATAATGTCAG GGTCGTGGTCGAGAACATGGGCGACGTGGACGCCGACGGGCTGAAAAGCGCCGCCGAGTATCTCTTAGGCACCCTGCAAGACCCTGCCGCGGTGATCTTGGGATCGAGCCCGGGAGACGGCAAAGTCAGCTTGGTCGCCGCCTTCAGCCCCGCCGTCGTCAAGATGGGGCTGCAGGCGGGCAAGTTGGTGGGCGGCGTCGCGAAGCtctgcggcggaggcggcgggggtaAACCCAACTTCGCGCAGGCCGGCGGCCGGAAGCCGGAGAAATTGCCGGACGCCCTCGAGAAGGCCCGGGCCGAGATCGCCGCGGCGgtgtcgtcgagctcgagctGA